A single region of the Brassica rapa cultivar Chiifu-401-42 chromosome A03, CAAS_Brap_v3.01, whole genome shotgun sequence genome encodes:
- the LOC103860978 gene encoding UDP-N-acetylglucosamine transferase subunit ALG14 isoform X1, giving the protein MEEHHHCCIYSKMLSKCTFPSLLIIFSIFLMVRVLYVLYRCGKPFPKGASPSFSTLIVLGSGGHTAEMLSLLSVLRMDRYTPRFYIAAATDTMSLHKARSFEDSLVDKSAVKEASLQYTQIYRSREVGQSYVTSVWTTIVAIVHALWLMIRIRPQVILCNGPGTCIPLCVIAFLFKVLGIRWSSIFYVESVARVKRLSLSGLLLYKLRMADQFFVQWPQLQKNYPRAHYVGCLM; this is encoded by the exons ATGGAGGAACACCACCATTGCTGCATTTACTCGAAGATGCTCTCCAAGTGCACCTTCCCTTCACTCCTAATCATCTTCTCAATCTTTCTAATGGTTCGTGTGCTGTATGTTTTGTACCGATGTGGCAAACCTTTTCCCAAAGGAGCTTCACCCTCTTTTAGTACTCTCATTGTTCTTGGTTCCG GAGGGCACACGGCAGAGATGTTGAGTCTCCTCTCTGTTTTgcggatggatagatatacacCCAGGTTCTACATTGCTGCTGCTACTGATACCATGAGTCTCCACAAAGCTCGTTCCTTTGAAGATTCTCTGGTTGACAAg TCTGCTGTTAAGGAAGCCTCTTTACAGTATACACAAATTTACCGGAGTAGAGAAGTTGGTCAGTCTTATGTGACTTCTGTTTGGACTACTATTGTTGCTATTGTTCACGCTCTTTGGCTAATGATCCGGATCAGACCACAAGTG ATTCTTTGCAATGGTCCTGGGACCTGTATTCCTCTCTGCGTGATCGCTTTCTTGTTCAAG GTGCTGGGAATTAGATGGTCATCCATCTTTTATGTTGAGAGTGTAGCAAGAGTTAAGAGGCTTTCATTAAGTGGATTGCTTCTGTATAAGTTAAGGATGGCTGATCAGTTCTTTGTTCAATGGCCACAGCTGCAAAAGAACTACCCTCGGGCTCACTATGTTGGCTGCCTCATGTAA
- the LOC103860976 gene encoding uncharacterized protein LOC103860976 isoform X2, which yields MNSLADEQVEDSMPIAKPVTTTGETVLQPCSSSKTNLKRQKIHNESKANLKKQKETEREKEDSCCYGCEGATGNSLETIFVKGFQHLRPRDEIKNELSNFFGSCGKVVRVFVPMQCVTCVPLGFIFIDYSNGENEALKLNGSYMGGRKLEVKMATSSDEYYGFVNFAGCDLCRGPGKLNLRARKPFDFDKAYFKILAEKANSKI from the exons ATGAACTCCTTGG CTGACGAACAAGTGGAGGACTCGATGCCTATTGCAAAACCAGTAACTACtacag GTGAGACCGTGTTGCAACCATGTTCCAGTAGCAAAACAAATCTGAAGAGGCAGAAGATACACAACGAGAGTAAAGCAAATTTGAAGAAGCAGAAGGAAACCGAG agagagaaggaagatTCTTGCTGTTATGGATGTGAAGGAGCGACCGGAAATAGTCTTGAAACCATTTTCGTTAAGGGATTTCAACATTTGCGCCCCAGGGATGAAATCAAGAATGAATTGAGCAACTTTTTTGGTTCTTGTGGAAAAGTCGTAAGGGTTTTTGTTCCCATGCAATGTGTTACCTGTGTTCCCTTGGG ATTTATTTTCATTGACTACTCAAATGGCGAAAATGAGGCGTTAAAACTAAATGGAAGTTACATGGGAGGAAGAAAGCTTGAGGTGAAGATGGCTACTAGTAGTGATGAATACTACGGGTTTGTTAACTTTGCTGGGTGTGACCTTTGTCGTGGGCCAGGCAAGCTCAACCTCAGAGCTCGCAA GCCGTTTGACTTCGACAAAGCTTATTTCAAAATTCTGGCCGAGAAGGCTAATTCCAAAATTTAA
- the LOC103860978 gene encoding UDP-N-acetylglucosamine transferase subunit ALG14 homolog isoform X2 — protein sequence MEEHHHCCIYSKMLSKCTFPSLLIIFSIFLMVRVLYVLYRCGKPFPKGASPSFSTLIVLGSGGHTAEMLSLLSVLRMDRYTPRFYIAAATDTMSLHKARSFEDSLVDKSAVKEASLQYTQIYRSREVGQSYVTSVWTTIVAIVHALWLMIRIRPQVILCNGPGTCIPLCVIAFLFKHFIFGYRCWELDGHPSFMLRV from the exons ATGGAGGAACACCACCATTGCTGCATTTACTCGAAGATGCTCTCCAAGTGCACCTTCCCTTCACTCCTAATCATCTTCTCAATCTTTCTAATGGTTCGTGTGCTGTATGTTTTGTACCGATGTGGCAAACCTTTTCCCAAAGGAGCTTCACCCTCTTTTAGTACTCTCATTGTTCTTGGTTCCG GAGGGCACACGGCAGAGATGTTGAGTCTCCTCTCTGTTTTgcggatggatagatatacacCCAGGTTCTACATTGCTGCTGCTACTGATACCATGAGTCTCCACAAAGCTCGTTCCTTTGAAGATTCTCTGGTTGACAAg TCTGCTGTTAAGGAAGCCTCTTTACAGTATACACAAATTTACCGGAGTAGAGAAGTTGGTCAGTCTTATGTGACTTCTGTTTGGACTACTATTGTTGCTATTGTTCACGCTCTTTGGCTAATGATCCGGATCAGACCACAAGTG ATTCTTTGCAATGGTCCTGGGACCTGTATTCCTCTCTGCGTGATCGCTTTCTTGTTCAAG CATTTCATCTTTGGTTACAGGTGCTGGGAATTAGATGGTCATCCATCTTTTATGTTGAGAGTGTAG
- the LOC103860979 gene encoding PR5-like receptor kinase isoform X1: MAKKLVLIVLLASHLFVSGVLSGSILTIENKCNQTVWPVIFSYDSNLSTTGFVLRSGEARVLQAPSSWYGLISARTLCSTNSSGYFSCATGDCESGFIECPGSYSWSAVTYVYFRMDHGGVSSYTITVEHGYNLPLVVVPSQPSQTCISAGCLVDLNKTCPEDLGFFTGGKQIGCISACRKYNTKEICCTNDFRSKQRCERTMYTKNFEQACPLTYSYAFEDNNSTMTCPKSTDFVLTFCPSSIPNNTRSSMSPFAGPKNNSKGKLKPILGGSSALAVLIIAVAVVVMVRAKNARRKRDSNYENIEAVVMLKRYSYADVKKMTNSFAHVLGKGGYGTVYKGKLPDSSGQDIALKILKDPKENGEDFINELASMSIASHVNIVSLFGFCYEGSKRAIIYEFMPNGSLDKFISEDMSTKMDCETLYNIALGVARGLDYLHNSCVSKIVHFDIKPQNILLDEDLYPKISDFGLAKLCKKNDSIISMLDARGTVGYIAPEVFSKSYGAVSHKSDVYSYGMVVLELIGVTSRERAETSRSNMSTMYFPDWIYEDLERNENMRVGDHVIEEEEEIVKKMTLVGLWCIQTNPCDRPPMKKVVEMLEGGVEALVVPPKPLLTPAIMAWETDEESEETTSLLTPSH, from the exons ATGGCAAAGAAGTTGGTACTGATTGTCCTCCTAGCTTCACACTTGTTCGTGTCCG GAGTGTTGTCAGGGAGTATCCTTACCATAGAGAACAAATGTAATCAGACAGTTTGGCCAGTTATCTTCTCATATGATTCAAACCTCTCCACCACTGGTTTCGTTCTCAGAAGCGGCGAGGCGCGTGTCCTGCAGGCGCCGTCTTCATGGTATGGTCTTATCTCGGCTAGGACGCTCTGCTCAACCAACTCGAGTGGTTACTTCTCGTGCGCCACCGGAGACTGTGAATCCGGCTTCATAGAATGTCCCGGCTCATATTCTTGGTCTGCCGTGACGTATGTCTACTTTAGAATGGACCACGGCGGAGTTAGCAGCTACACGATCACTGTCGAGCACGGTTACAACCTTCCCTTAGTGGTAGTCCCGTCACAGCCTAGCCAGACATGTATCAGCGCCGGTTGTTTGGTTGACTTGAACAAGACTTGTCCAGAGGATCTTGGTTTTTTCACCGGTGGGAAACAAATCGGCTGCATTAGCGCGTGCAGAAAGTACAACACCAAAGAAATTTGCTGCACTAATGACTTCAGGTCAAAGCAAAGATGCGAGAGGACGATGTACACGAAGAACTTCGAGCAAGCTTGCCCACTCACCTATAGCTATGCCTTCGAAGATAATAACAGCACCATGACATGCCCTAAGTCAACTGACTTCGTCCTCACCTTTTGTCCCTCGTCCATTCCCAATAACACAAG AAGCTCCATGTCTCCATTTGCAGGACCCAAAA ATAATTCTAAAGGGAAGTTAAAACCCATACTCG GAGGTTCATCAGCTTTAGCCGTGTTGATCATTGCTGTTGCGGTTGTGGTAATGGTGAGAGCAAAGAATGCGAGAAGAAAGCGTGATTCAAATTACGAGAACATTGAAGCGGTTGTAATGTTGAAACGATATAGTTATGCAGACGTCAAGAAGATGACAAACTCATTCGCTCATGTTCTTGGAAAAGGAGGATATGGAACTGTCTACAAAGGAAAACTACCCGATTCGAGCGGACAAGATATTGCACTCAAGATCTTGAAAGACCCAAAAGAGAATGGAGAAGACTTCATCAACGAACTAGCTAGCATGAGCATAGCATCTCATGTCAACATCGTTTCTCTATTTGGATTCTGCTATGAAGGGAGCAAGAGAGCTATCATTTACGAGTTCATGCCTAATGGATCCCTTGACAAGTTTATTTCCGAAGATATGTCAACGAAGATGGACTGCGAAACATTATACAACATTGCGTTAGGTGTTGCTCGTGGCTTAGACTACTTGCACAATAGTTGTGTATCAAAGATTGTGCATTTCGATATAAAGCCACAGAATATACTCCTAGATGAAGATTTGTACCCGAAGATTTCGGATTTTGGTCTTGCTAAGCTTTGCAAGAAAAACGATAGCATTATATCCATGTTGGACGCGAGAGGGACCGTTGGTTATATTGCTCCTGAAGTGTTTTCCAAGAGTTATGGAGCAGTTTCGCATAAGTCTGATGTGTATAGTTATGGAATGGTGGTGCTTGAGCTCATCGGGGTGACCAGTAGAGAGAGAGCTGAAACTTCTAGGTCTAATATGAGTACAATGTACTTTCCGGATTGGATATATGAGGATCTGGAGAGGAATGAAAATATGAGAGTAGGAGATCATGTTattgaagaggaagaggagataGTGAAGAAAATGACATTAGTGGGTTTGTGGTGTATTCAGACCAATCCATGTGATCGTCCACCGATGAAAAAGGTTGTTGAAATGTTAGAGGGAGGTGTAGAAGCTCTAGTGGTCCCACCTAAGCCTCTCTTGACTCCAGCCATAATGGCTTGGGAAACCGATGAAGAGAGTGAAGAGACTACCAGTCTTTTGACACCAAGCCACTAG
- the LOC103861164 gene encoding uncharacterized protein LOC103861164, whose protein sequence is MRNWGVVQGCGLCGERDETRDHLFFACPYSFTVWEKLVRGFFGRRTNPDWTATLSMIAGRRRNRLDSILIKKVFQMTIYHVWRERNERRHQMTWKTADQLHKIIDKTMRNRIASLKYKGQHQNAGLLQRCFELSG, encoded by the coding sequence ATGCGGAACTGGGGCGTCGTTCAAGGCTGTGGGTTGTGTGGGGAGAGGGATGAGACTAGGGATCATCTTTTCTTCGCTTGTCCTTATTCATTCACTGTCTGGGAGAAGTTGGTGCGTGGTTTCTTTGGCAGAAGGACTAACCCAGATTGGACTGCAACGCTGAGCATGATTGCAGGTCGTAGACGCAACAGGTTGGACTCGATTCTGATAAAAAAGGTGTTTCAGATGACTATCTACCATGTTTGGAGGGAGAGAAATGAGAGAAGGCATCAGATGACATGGAAGACAGCAGATCAACTTCATAAGATCATAGACAAGACAATGAGGAACAGAATTGCATCCTTGAAGTATAAGGGACAGCACCAAAATGCCGGTCTGTTGCAAAGATGCTTCGAACTTTCTGGTTGA
- the LOC103860976 gene encoding uncharacterized protein LOC103860976 isoform X1, translating into MNSLADEQVEDSMPIAKPVTTTGETVLQPCSSSKTNLKRQKIHNESKANLKKQKETEREKEDSCCYGCEGATGNSLETIFVKGFQHLRPRDEIKNELSNFFGSCGKVVRVFVPMQCVTCVPLGFVSLFLFFFCLLVSYKLKIVSFLNNRFIFIDYSNGENEALKLNGSYMGGRKLEVKMATSSDEYYGFVNFAGCDLCRGPGKLNLRARKPFDFDKAYFKILAEKANSKI; encoded by the exons ATGAACTCCTTGG CTGACGAACAAGTGGAGGACTCGATGCCTATTGCAAAACCAGTAACTACtacag GTGAGACCGTGTTGCAACCATGTTCCAGTAGCAAAACAAATCTGAAGAGGCAGAAGATACACAACGAGAGTAAAGCAAATTTGAAGAAGCAGAAGGAAACCGAG agagagaaggaagatTCTTGCTGTTATGGATGTGAAGGAGCGACCGGAAATAGTCTTGAAACCATTTTCGTTAAGGGATTTCAACATTTGCGCCCCAGGGATGAAATCAAGAATGAATTGAGCAACTTTTTTGGTTCTTGTGGAAAAGTCGTAAGGGTTTTTGTTCCCATGCAATGTGTTACCTGTGTTCCCTTGGGGTTTGTCTCTttgttcctcttttttttttgtctactcGTATCATATAAACTAAAGATTGTGTCGTTTCTTAATAACAGATTTATTTTCATTGACTACTCAAATGGCGAAAATGAGGCGTTAAAACTAAATGGAAGTTACATGGGAGGAAGAAAGCTTGAGGTGAAGATGGCTACTAGTAGTGATGAATACTACGGGTTTGTTAACTTTGCTGGGTGTGACCTTTGTCGTGGGCCAGGCAAGCTCAACCTCAGAGCTCGCAA GCCGTTTGACTTCGACAAAGCTTATTTCAAAATTCTGGCCGAGAAGGCTAATTCCAAAATTTAA
- the LOC103860975 gene encoding probable purine permease 22, whose translation MDRSQELYANGDQNLEANLIDATEPSSSEPQTKNYKRWIRLSIYVFFVLFFQPLATILGRLYYENGGESTYVVTLLPLIGFPVLILFNFFSQLRQQPKSADTNVNHSPSFTTLASVYLCTGLILSAYAYLYAIGLLYLPVSTFSLILASQLAFTAFFSYFLNSQKFTPFIVNSLFLLTVSSALLVVDTESQDTTNVSRVQYVLGFICTLGASAGIGLLLSLIQLLFRKVFKEHTSSVVMDLTIYQSLVASCVVLIGLFASGEWRTLPSEMRNYKLGQVSYVVTLVSAAISWQVYTVGLVGLIFESSSVFSNSITAVGLPIVPVIAVIVFHDKMEASKIFSIVLAIWGFLSFVYQHYLDEKKLKTCNTDPVENDGTQTW comes from the exons ATGGACAGATCTCAAGAACTCTATGCCAATG GTGACCAGAACTTAGAAGCAAACCTGATAGATGCAACTGAACCATCATCATCAGAACCTCAAACCAAGAACTATAAAAGATGGATCCGTCTCTCCATCTATGTCTTCTTTGTCCTCTTCTTCCAACCACTTGCTACAATTCTCGGTAGACTGTACTACGAAAACGGTGGAGAGAGCACATACGTGGTAACACTTCTCCCACTCATTGGCTTCCCTGTTTTGATCCTCTTCAACTTCTTTTCCCAACTCAGACAACAACCAAAATCAGCAGATACAAATGTCAACCACTCCCCTTCCTTTACAACCCTTGCATCAGTTTACCTGTGCACTGGACTTATACTCTCTGCTTACGCTTATCTCTATGCAATTGGGTTACTCTACCTACCTGTTTCCACCTTCTCCCTCATCTTAGCCTCGCAGCTAGCCTTCACTGCCTTCTTCTCCTACTTCCTTAACTCACAGAAGTTCACTCCCTTCATAGTCAACTCTTTGTTTCTACTCACTGTCTCCTCTGCCCTCCTCGTGGTCGACACCGAGTCACAAGACACAACAAACGTCTCTAGAGTACAGTATGTGTTAGGGTTCATATGCACACTTGGTGCTTCAGCTGGGATTGGACTGCTGCTATCTTTGATACAGCTTCTCTTCAGGAAGGTTTTCAAGGAGCATACATCGTCAGTAGTCATGGACTTGACTATCTACCAGTCTCTAGTTGCGAGCTGCGTTGTTCTCATTGGACTTTTCGCGAGCGGAGAGTGGAGAACTTTGCCTAGTGAGATGAGAAACTACAAACTTGGGCAAGTGTCTTATGTTGTGACTTTGGTCTCTGCAGCTATCTCTTGGCAAGTCTACACTGTTGGTCTTGTGGGTTTGATCTTTGAGTCGTCTTCTGTGTTCTCCAACTCCATAACAGCTGTTGGGTTGCCTATAGTACCGGTCATAGCTGTGATAGTTTTCCATGATAAGATGGAAGCGTCGAAGATCTTCTCCATCGTGTTAGCTATATGGGGCTTCCTTTCCTTTGTCTATCAGCACTACCTTGATGAGAAGAAGTTGAAGACTTGTAACACAGACCCTGTCGAGAATGATGGTACACAAACTTGGTGA
- the LOC103860979 gene encoding PR5-like receptor kinase isoform X2 — MAKKLVLIVLLASHLFVSGVLSGSILTIENKCNQTVWPVIFSYDSNLSTTGFVLRSGEARVLQAPSSWYGLISARTLCSTNSSGYFSCATGDCESGFIECPGSYSWSAVTYVYFRMDHGGVSSYTITVEHGYNLPLVVVPSQPSQTCISAGCLVDLNKTCPEDLGFFTGGKQIGCISACRKYNTKEICCTNDFRSKQRCERTMYTKNFEQACPLTYSYAFEDNNSTMTCPKSTDFVLTFCPSSIPNNTRSDSLSCAGN, encoded by the exons ATGGCAAAGAAGTTGGTACTGATTGTCCTCCTAGCTTCACACTTGTTCGTGTCCG GAGTGTTGTCAGGGAGTATCCTTACCATAGAGAACAAATGTAATCAGACAGTTTGGCCAGTTATCTTCTCATATGATTCAAACCTCTCCACCACTGGTTTCGTTCTCAGAAGCGGCGAGGCGCGTGTCCTGCAGGCGCCGTCTTCATGGTATGGTCTTATCTCGGCTAGGACGCTCTGCTCAACCAACTCGAGTGGTTACTTCTCGTGCGCCACCGGAGACTGTGAATCCGGCTTCATAGAATGTCCCGGCTCATATTCTTGGTCTGCCGTGACGTATGTCTACTTTAGAATGGACCACGGCGGAGTTAGCAGCTACACGATCACTGTCGAGCACGGTTACAACCTTCCCTTAGTGGTAGTCCCGTCACAGCCTAGCCAGACATGTATCAGCGCCGGTTGTTTGGTTGACTTGAACAAGACTTGTCCAGAGGATCTTGGTTTTTTCACCGGTGGGAAACAAATCGGCTGCATTAGCGCGTGCAGAAAGTACAACACCAAAGAAATTTGCTGCACTAATGACTTCAGGTCAAAGCAAAGATGCGAGAGGACGATGTACACGAAGAACTTCGAGCAAGCTTGCCCACTCACCTATAGCTATGCCTTCGAAGATAATAACAGCACCATGACATGCCCTAAGTCAACTGACTTCGTCCTCACCTTTTGTCCCTCGTCCATTCCCAATAACACAAGGTCAGACTCTCTTTCATGTGCTGGGAATTGA
- the LOC103860980 gene encoding cytochrome b561 domain-containing protein At4g18260, producing the protein MKISTSLGTVLVSVIFYLSSASPFVICSSLDVTIDNHSPRHLKNNGSLLSNQMITSIKLHGILLWASMGFLMPMGILFIRMANKANENGRNVKVFFYLHVIFQILAVVLATIGAIMSLRTLENYFNNNHQRLGLALYVAMWLQFLTGIFRPSRGSKRRLKWFLLHWILGTIVSIIGIINIYTGIRAYHKKTSSSRDSSIWTILFTAQLSFLVVVYLIQDKWEHFQKQRVVIDELNHHQNTNTSGRSNDQTIQVVTGNDQEQKVMVPQPCRKSNALVNLFKLI; encoded by the exons ATGAAAATCTCCACATCTCTAGGGACTGTTTTGGTTTCTGTTATCTTCTATCTATCCTCTGCGTCACCATTTGTCATCTGTTCATCTCTTGACGTCACCATTGATAACCATTCACCAAGGCATCTCAAGAACAACGGATCCCTG TTGAGTAATCAAATGATAACCAGCATAAAGCTTCATGGCATTCTCTTATGGGCTTCAATGGGATTTCTTATGCCAATGGGGATTCTCTTCATTAGAATGGCCAATAAAGCTAATGAAAATGGAAGAAATGTTAAAGTGTTCTTCTACCTTCATGTCATTTTCCAG ATACTAGCAGTGGTTTTGGCAACAATAGGAGCTATAATGTCTTTAAGAACATTGGAGAACTACTTTAACAACAACCATCAAAGACTTGGCCTGGCTCTTTATGTTGCCATGTGGCTCCAATTCTTGACCGGTATCTTCAGGCCCTCTAG AGGGAGCAAAAGGAGGTTGAAATGGTTCTTATTGCATTGGATTCTTGGAACAATAGTGTCAATAATTGGCATAATAAACATATACACAGGCATAAGAGCTTACCATAAGAAGACATCATCAAGTAGAGACTCAAGTATTTGGACAATCTTGTTCACAGCTCAACTCTCTTTTCTTGTCGTCGTCTATCTAATTCAAGACAAATGGGAGCATTTTCAAAAGCAAAGAGTGGTTATTGATGAATTGAATCATCATCAAAATACtaatacgagtggaagaagtaATGACCAAACCATTCAAGTGGTAACAGGAAATGATCAAGAACAAAAGGTCATGGTTCCTCAGCCTTGTCGCAAGAGTAATGCACTTGTGAATCTGTTTAAACTGATTTGA
- the LOC108871404 gene encoding uncharacterized protein At4g18257 — translation MGGEEDTKKRVVVESLGWITESSIMPKKHRAIEGVGPSSIMELKAQLYKSQEEAKLTKDFTGSDAQYHRAKERIAAKDSFAAKNSGVEGRAFKDKLELKAVKDGAVSYAALEKKAQLYEKLARGELSDEEAEEKYCVDFFRKGVQRGDDLEPPRTSNNSVSAPPEELKADGEDDGSLFSTKFAGLGRAVETADISQHVRMVREVHQEVNQAREKATELKQRRQEQATNRREKLKQAYLRKQLEKLKAQQQQQQPQKQDEEKT, via the exons atgggagGAGAAGAGGATACGAAGAAGAGAGTGGTAGTCGAATCGCTGGGATGGATAACGGAATCTTCCATCATGCCGAAGAAGCATCGCGCCATCGAAGGCGTGGGTCCTTCCTCGATCATGGAGCTCAAGGCTCAGCTTTATAAGTCTCAGGAAGAAGCTAAGCTGACGAAGGATTTCACGGGCTCCGATGCTCAGTACCACCGCGCCAAGGAGAGGATCGCCGCTAAAGACTCTTTCGCCGCGAAAAACTCCGGCGTCGAGGGTCGGGCTTTCAA GGACAAGCTGGAGCTTAAAGCGGTTAAAGACGGAGCAGTTAGCTACGCTGCGTTGGAGAAGAAGGCTCAGTTATATGAAAAGCTTGCTAGGGGGGAGCTTTCGGATGAAGAAGCTGAGGAGAAGTACTGTGTGGATTTCTTCAGGAAGGGGGTACAACGTGGAGATGATTTAGAGCCACCAAGGACCAGCAACAATTCCGTTTCGGCACCACCTGAAGAGTTAAAAGCAGATGGTGAGGATGATGGTTCGCTGTTTAGCACTAAATTTGCTGGACTCGGACGTGCGGTTGAGACAGCTGATATAAGTCAACACGTGCGTATGGTCAG AGAGGTTCATCAAGAAGTGAATCAAGCGAGAGAAAAGGCAACAGAGTTGAAGCAAAGGAGACAAGAGCAGGCAACTAATCGTCGGGAGAAACTCAAACAAGCTTATCTTCGTAAGCAGCTCGAGAAACTTAAAGctcaacagcaacaacaacaaccgcaAAAACAAGATGAGGAGAAAACTTGA
- the LOC103860974 gene encoding exopolygalacturonase, whose product MSIVEMKFTIFHYLRVLFFFFFVALSSYSFVVRGDKSSVLIVDVRSFGARANDHRDNTKAFVAAWDMACKSSSSSVDLIIPRGEFHVGPIRFSGPCTNVTHLTVRVKGHLKASTDLSKYRSGGGWIEFGWINGLTLTGGGTFDGQGALAWPFNNCITDSHCKLLPTSLKFVGMNRTIVRRISSVNSKFFHMALVQCRDFKGTRLNITAPSDSPNTDGIHIERSSNVYFSRSHIATGDDCVSIGQGNSQITITSIKCGPGHGISVGSLGRYPNEKDVKGLVVRDCKMSGTTNGIRIKTWADSPGLSAATNMTFQNIIMSNVTNPIIIDQSYCPFSSCSSNVPSKVKLSEIYFKNIRGTSSSKVAVQLHCSEGMPCKKVYLENVHLYLASSSGGGSGKQQSSNGGNEAVSSSCRYVRANYIGTQSPPPCH is encoded by the exons ATGAGCATAGTGGAGATGAAGTTTACGATTTTTCATTACCTCAgagttctcttcttcttcttcttcgtggcATTATCTTCTTACAGTTTTGTTGTTCGTGGAGACAAAAGCTCTGTCCTTATTGTTGATGTCCGTAGCTTTGGTGCTCGAGCTAATGATCACAGAGATAACACGAAG GCCTTTGTAGCAGCATGGGACATGGCGTGTAAGTCATCTTCAAGCTCTGTAGATCTTATCATTCCAAGAGGAGAGTTTCATGTTGGTCCTATCAGATTCTCTGGTCCTTGCACTAACGTAACACATCTCACTGTCCGAGTAAAG GGTCATCTCAAGGCATCAACTGATCTGTCAAAGTACAGATCAGGCGGTGGTTGGATTGAGTTTGGATGGATCAACGGTTTAACTCTCACCGGAGGTGGAACATTTGACGGTCAAGGCGCTTTAGCTTGGCCGTTTAATAACTGTATTACTGATTCTCACTGCAAGCTCCTCCCAACA AGCTTGAAGTTTGTGGGGATGAACAGAACAATAGTAAGAAGGATAAGCTCAGTGAACAGCAAATTCTTTCACATGGCATTAGTACAATGCAGAGACTTCAAAGGGACAAGACTCAACATTACTGCTCCTTCTGATAGTCCCAACACTGATGGAATCCACATCGAACGCAGCTCAAATGTCTACTTCTCGCGTTCACATATAGCAACGGGAGATGATTGTGTGTCTATAGGACAAGGAAACTCTCAGATCACAATCACAAGTATCAAATGTGGACCAGGACATGGTATCAG CGTTGGGAGTTTAGGGAGATATCCAAATGAGAAAGACGTGAAGGGACTAGTGGTGAGGGATTGCAAGATGAGTGGTACGACTAATGGGATAAGGATCAAAACATGGGCTGATTCTCCTGGTCTAAGTGCAGCTACTAACATGACTTTTCAGAACATTATTATGAGCAATGTGACTAATCCAATCATCATTGATCAGTCTTATTGTCCTTTCTCTTCTTGCTCTTCAAAT GTACCATCTAAGGTGAAGCTGAGTGAGATATACTTCAAGAACATAAGAGGAACATCATCATCAAAGGTAGCGGTGCAGCTGCATTGTAGCGAAGGAATGCCATGTAAGAAAGTGTACTTGGAGAATGTTCATCTTTATctagcttcttcttctggtgGGGGAAGTGGGAAACAACAGAGCAGCAACGGAGGAAATGAAGCTGTCTCTTCTTCTTGTAGATACGTTAGAGCTAATTACATTGGGACTCAAAGCCCACCTCCATGTCACTAA